The Polyangiaceae bacterium genome includes a region encoding these proteins:
- a CDS encoding PIN domain nuclease, whose protein sequence is MALTFLADKSALARLARPTVAARLAPLLVGGDVATCSVIELEILFSAKSHADLVATRSVRRALPSVDIEQMDFDRAIDVLEGMARAGHHRAASIPDLLIAAVAERHQLTVLHYDKDFDLIGRVTGQPTEWVVPAGSVP, encoded by the coding sequence GTGGCGCTGACGTTTCTCGCGGACAAGAGCGCCCTCGCGCGGCTGGCCCGGCCGACGGTAGCCGCTCGTCTCGCGCCCCTCCTGGTGGGCGGCGACGTGGCGACTTGCTCGGTGATCGAGCTGGAGATCCTGTTCAGCGCCAAGTCCCATGCGGATCTCGTCGCCACCCGCAGCGTCCGGCGTGCGCTGCCCTCCGTCGACATCGAGCAGATGGACTTCGACCGAGCGATCGACGTTCTCGAGGGCATGGCGCGGGCAGGGCACCACCGCGCTGCCAGCATTCCGGACCTGCTCATCGCTGCCGTCGCAGAGCGGCACCAGCTAACGGTGCTCCACTACGACAAGGACTTCGACTTGATAGGGCGGGTCACCGGCCAGCCCACCGAGTGGGTCGTACCAGCGGGCAGCGTGCCATGA